A DNA window from Tenuifilaceae bacterium CYCD contains the following coding sequences:
- the tgt gene encoding queuine tRNA-ribosyltransferase — MDFKLHKTDSNSSARAGEITTDHGVIETPIFMPVGTVGSVKGVSHRELENDIKAQIILGNTYHLYLRPGLDVLEAAGGLHKFTTWNRPILTDSGGYQVFSLADNRKLSAKGASFRSHIDGSPHFFTPEGVMDIQRTIGADIIMAFDECPPGDAEYDYARKSLDLTEQWLKRCIDRFDSTEPKYGYNQTLMPIVQGCVYPDLRRRAAENVARYNRDGYAIGGLSVGEPAEVMYQMIDVVNAILPKEKPRYLMGVGTPENILEGIALGVDMFDCVMPTRNGRNGMIFTSEGIINLRNQKWKNDFSPIDPLGVTFVDIRYTKAYLRHMFIAGEMLGPQIASIHNLGFYLWLVREARKHILAGDFVTWKNQMVKKLSTRL, encoded by the coding sequence ATGGATTTTAAATTACATAAAACAGATAGTAATTCTTCGGCGCGAGCCGGAGAAATAACTACAGACCACGGAGTGATTGAAACACCAATTTTCATGCCCGTGGGAACTGTTGGTAGCGTGAAGGGGGTTTCGCACAGGGAGTTGGAGAACGATATTAAGGCTCAAATAATTCTTGGCAATACATACCATTTATATTTACGCCCCGGGCTCGATGTTTTGGAGGCTGCTGGGGGACTTCATAAATTTACAACTTGGAATAGACCAATACTAACCGATAGTGGTGGTTACCAGGTTTTTTCGCTGGCCGATAATCGAAAGTTAAGCGCAAAAGGGGCATCGTTCCGTTCGCATATCGATGGTTCTCCTCATTTTTTTACTCCCGAAGGAGTAATGGACATTCAGCGGACTATTGGTGCCGATATTATAATGGCATTCGATGAGTGCCCTCCGGGCGATGCTGAGTACGATTATGCGCGTAAATCGCTTGACCTAACCGAACAGTGGTTGAAGCGTTGCATTGATCGGTTCGATTCTACAGAGCCAAAATACGGATATAATCAAACGTTAATGCCCATTGTACAGGGCTGTGTTTACCCCGATTTGCGTAGGCGTGCAGCCGAAAATGTTGCGCGGTATAACCGCGATGGCTATGCAATTGGTGGATTATCTGTTGGCGAGCCTGCTGAGGTAATGTATCAGATGATAGACGTGGTTAATGCAATTCTTCCTAAAGAGAAACCGCGTTACCTTATGGGTGTGGGAACTCCCGAAAATATTTTGGAAGGAATAGCACTTGGGGTTGATATGTTTGATTGTGTAATGCCAACTCGAAATGGTCGAAATGGAATGATTTTTACTTCGGAGGGAATTATAAACCTAAGAAACCAGAAGTGGAAGAATGATTTTTCGCCTATCGATCCGCTTGGCGTAACTTTTGTTGACATACGTTACACTAAAGCATACCTGAGGCACATGTTTATAGCAGGGGAGATGCTTGGCCCGCAAATTGCAAGCATACATAATCTGGGTTTTTATTTATGGTTGGTTCGTGAGGCAAGGAAACATATATTGGCGGGAGATTTTGTTACCTGGAAGAATCAAATGGTAAAAAAACTTTCGACACGTTTATAG